Proteins encoded in a region of the Paenibacillus sp. E222 genome:
- a CDS encoding DUF11 domain-containing protein, producing MRSIPLIVRSTVNATGAITFTGNTLGLSRSDTAGVPGTQDSIGAFTTTNASVQYGTYPLGTTSLYQSNSSAAILVLPAGSTVLYAELIWGGSYINGTVNLSAAINNPVTFITPAGTSSVTPDPATYNQFDLGNGASGYVRSANVTSLVQNGGAGTYTIGAVVGTIVITNDATANHAGWTLGVIYQNPSLPFRNMSLRAGGVLVQSTSAPVVTTLTGFATPLSGALGGRALFSAQEGDANRTGDQALFGPTSATSVALSGPNNLAANFFASQINGDTGTLNTTGTFGTRNQTNGAPGTNIIGGRQGWDITNVDVSARLINNQSSAVLTLTTSGDAYIVNANAIQVDINAPKITVAKASAASGAVAGDSVLYTVTVSNAGTASAASVVLSDSLPVGLTFIPGSVTVAGVSRPTLDVTAGIPLGSLNLSSSIVVTYRALIAQDASILQLVNSANAAFTFQSVAGGSVITGVIPSNNSTLPVYSPNLSIVKSASTTNATVGDQVTYTLQVNNGGNVAANVTLTDNIPSGSSYVAGSFRLNGNVIAGANPATGVNLGSLAAGSTNTVTFQVLVTSLPTPPTLVDQATSSYSFNSPDGRTINGILASNTLTIPVTLPNVTTLKSASVTDVAVGETYTYTVVTTNGGIEVINNVVLTDALPVGTTFVPGSVTVRGTVAPSANPSSGISLGTLAAGSSATVTFQVNVQSLPASGSLVNRASVSYSSGAFTGISNSNSITTPVYQAAIGINKLASETNATLGDQISYTLVVTNNGTIATQVNVTDTIPSGLTFIPDSVTVNGTARPGASPLTGITLGSLLPGATSTIVFRTSLTTLPSPPTLENQGAASYTYQLPSGRNLSGSSLSNVVRIPASSPNISISKTVSTPDATVGDVLTYTVVATNAGSSAVQNLVISDSPTGSEFVSGSVTINGTAARNASPLSGIAVGVLNSSSSVTVTYQTRVTSVPSTGSVSNRASAAFTSGSFNGVSSSVTVNTPIYQPVIQVAKTASTSNLTVGDSFNYSIQVNNSGNITATVTLTDPIPAGVVFSTNSVIINGVPTPGVSPVTGINLGSIAAGSNVTVTFVATVTSLPNSRQLTNQAVASFAYTLPSGRTVAGSSSSNTVNIPVSLPNVTIVNSDNVDYGVVGDVIRYTSVIRNNGTVAVNNVVYVSPLPPNTPFVPGSVIVNGTSFPLSNPTAGIPIGTLAPGAEVTVTFEVTITMPIPSQINNQSTVSFTSGSFSGSSSSNTTQTPVIQPQISLIKTANTVNATVGDTVVYTVTVSNTGNLEANVTVTDTIPAVTTFVPNSLVVSGVPQPGATPGTGIPVGIVAAGATAVVTFAVVVNSLPSPQQLSNFATSSYTFTPPDGRTLTGTATSNTLTFPVSSPNVAVVKSTVSTAAAIGDTVTYSILVTNSGIEPVNNIQFSDPIPAGASFVAGSVTINGVVQPASNPAGGISLGTLAPGTSATVTFSINVNAIPSSGQLSNRSTVSFTSGAFSSTTFSNTVVTPVFQPILSAQKTASTQNATVGDTVSYTVTVNNQGNYGAQINLTDNIPAGTILVPNSVIVNGQPLPAANPATGIPAGTVAAGATTTVTFSVVIDTLPTPQQLVNQASVALSFTLPDGRNITGSVLSNILTISVSAPDVDVVKSTTSTAVSVGDVVTYSIAVTNNGIATVSNVVFTDALPASTVLTANSVFIDGVPRPGVNPSTGITLGSIAPGVTVTVVFSVQVTALPSSAVLNNQSTVSFTSGVFSATTFSNTVTTPVYQPILSAVKTGDHAVATVGDTVVYSIAITNAGNFGASVTLTDTIPAGTELVPNSVIINGASAPGADPASGIPLGVVSTTTVVTFSVVIITLPLSQAITNQASATYSYTLPDGRTLAGSLTSNALNIQVSAPNVSVVKTTPVIDAVVGDTIVYEMVVTNNGIDPVNNVVLTDPISSAVTFVTGSVLVDGVQRLSANPTLGIALGSLAPGASVSVSYAVRVNTLPAPPQVSSQSSVSFTSGVFSGAAYSNTVVTPIYQPIIAVTKTASTSNATIGDIITYSFSISNSGNLAANLTLTDNIPNGAVLLPNSVLIDGVPQPGANPESGIVVGAIPPGGSVNVTVTLEVTVDSLPQNQQLVNQAVANYTFSPPDGRQLTGTVSSNVLVIPVSAPNVVVVKSASAVDAVVGDVITYTIVVTNSGIEVVNNVVMVDPVPTGTVFVAGSVTVDGVARPTGNPNTGITLGSIAAGASVTVTFRVEVVVI from the coding sequence GTGAGATCCATTCCTCTTATCGTTCGTTCAACCGTTAATGCTACGGGAGCAATTACATTTACAGGAAATACGCTCGGACTGAGTCGTTCGGACACAGCCGGAGTACCCGGAACACAGGACAGTATTGGAGCTTTTACGACAACGAATGCCTCCGTCCAGTACGGAACCTATCCGCTAGGAACCACGAGTCTGTACCAGAGCAACAGTTCAGCGGCGATACTTGTTCTTCCTGCTGGCAGCACTGTCTTGTATGCAGAATTGATCTGGGGTGGAAGTTACATCAATGGGACAGTCAATCTGAGTGCTGCAATCAACAATCCGGTTACGTTTATTACACCAGCAGGTACATCCAGTGTTACTCCTGACCCGGCTACTTATAATCAATTTGATTTGGGGAACGGCGCTTCTGGTTATGTGCGTTCAGCCAATGTTACTTCGCTTGTACAAAATGGGGGAGCCGGTACATATACCATCGGAGCAGTTGTAGGAACGATTGTCATCACCAATGATGCTACAGCCAATCATGCAGGCTGGACACTTGGAGTCATTTATCAGAACCCCAGCCTGCCCTTTCGCAACATGTCCTTGCGTGCAGGTGGTGTACTTGTCCAATCTACCTCGGCGCCAGTGGTTACCACACTGACTGGATTTGCCACTCCGCTTTCAGGTGCATTGGGAGGAAGGGCATTGTTCAGTGCGCAGGAGGGGGACGCGAATAGGACCGGGGATCAGGCATTATTCGGGCCAACCTCGGCAACTTCGGTTGCGTTGTCTGGACCAAACAACCTGGCTGCAAACTTTTTTGCTTCCCAAATCAATGGCGATACAGGAACGCTTAATACAACAGGGACTTTCGGCACGCGGAACCAGACGAACGGCGCCCCAGGTACCAATATTATCGGCGGACGTCAAGGCTGGGATATTACCAATGTGGATGTGTCAGCGAGACTGATCAACAACCAGTCTTCTGCGGTGTTAACGTTAACGACCTCCGGGGATGCTTACATTGTCAACGCCAATGCGATTCAGGTTGATATTAATGCGCCCAAAATTACAGTAGCCAAGGCTTCCGCTGCTTCCGGTGCGGTAGCGGGGGACAGCGTTCTCTATACCGTTACTGTCAGTAATGCAGGTACAGCCAGTGCCGCCAGCGTTGTGCTATCTGATTCATTACCTGTAGGTCTCACCTTCATTCCAGGGAGTGTAACCGTCGCTGGTGTGTCCCGCCCAACACTCGATGTCACTGCAGGCATTCCGCTTGGTTCATTAAACCTCTCTAGCAGTATTGTTGTAACCTATCGTGCGCTCATTGCCCAGGATGCAAGCATATTACAATTGGTGAATTCAGCGAATGCCGCCTTTACGTTCCAAAGTGTTGCTGGGGGTTCAGTGATTACGGGAGTAATACCGTCCAATAACTCTACTCTTCCTGTTTATTCACCGAACCTGTCCATAGTGAAGTCGGCGAGTACAACCAATGCCACAGTGGGTGATCAGGTCACGTATACGCTTCAGGTAAACAACGGGGGGAATGTTGCTGCCAACGTTACATTAACAGATAACATCCCGAGCGGCAGCTCGTACGTGGCGGGCAGCTTCCGACTGAATGGAAATGTGATCGCTGGCGCGAATCCTGCAACTGGCGTTAATTTGGGGAGTCTCGCGGCAGGAAGTACAAATACTGTAACCTTTCAAGTACTTGTAACAAGCTTGCCAACGCCTCCAACCCTGGTGGATCAGGCCACGTCCTCCTATTCCTTTAACTCTCCTGATGGTCGAACTATTAACGGCATATTAGCCTCGAATACTTTGACGATTCCCGTTACATTGCCCAATGTAACAACATTAAAATCGGCTTCAGTCACTGATGTTGCAGTTGGAGAGACGTATACGTACACCGTAGTTACTACCAATGGCGGTATCGAGGTGATTAACAATGTGGTACTCACGGATGCTCTCCCTGTTGGAACTACATTCGTACCTGGCAGTGTGACCGTCAGAGGAACTGTCGCACCATCGGCCAATCCGAGCAGTGGAATTTCGCTAGGAACGTTGGCAGCCGGAAGTTCTGCCACGGTGACATTTCAGGTTAATGTGCAGTCGCTGCCCGCTTCAGGTTCGCTGGTCAACCGGGCTTCCGTGTCTTATAGCTCAGGTGCGTTCACGGGGATTTCCAACTCCAATTCCATTACAACCCCTGTATACCAGGCGGCAATCGGCATTAACAAGTTGGCGAGCGAAACCAATGCGACACTGGGAGATCAGATTTCATACACACTTGTGGTAACGAACAACGGAACCATAGCGACTCAAGTAAATGTAACCGATACGATACCCTCAGGTTTGACGTTTATCCCGGATTCGGTAACCGTGAATGGTACTGCGCGTCCTGGGGCCAGCCCATTAACCGGGATAACGTTGGGAAGTTTGCTGCCAGGAGCAACATCAACGATTGTATTCCGAACTTCACTCACGACACTTCCATCGCCGCCAACGCTGGAGAATCAGGGGGCCGCTAGTTATACGTACCAGCTTCCGAGTGGACGAAATCTCTCAGGAAGCAGTTTATCCAATGTCGTTCGCATACCTGCATCAAGCCCCAATATATCCATAAGCAAAACAGTAAGCACGCCGGACGCCACTGTAGGGGATGTACTGACCTACACGGTTGTTGCAACAAATGCAGGGAGCAGTGCGGTACAAAATCTGGTGATCTCGGATTCGCCAACCGGTTCGGAATTCGTCTCCGGCAGTGTCACAATTAATGGAACTGCTGCAAGAAATGCAAGTCCACTTTCGGGCATTGCTGTCGGTGTATTGAACAGCTCGAGCAGTGTTACGGTGACCTATCAAACAAGAGTGACATCCGTTCCGTCCACAGGTTCAGTCAGCAACCGGGCAAGTGCAGCATTTACATCAGGCAGCTTTAATGGCGTTTCATCATCTGTCACGGTGAATACACCTATATACCAACCAGTGATACAAGTAGCAAAAACTGCGAGTACCTCGAATTTAACGGTAGGGGACTCTTTTAATTACTCCATCCAAGTCAACAATTCAGGCAATATTACTGCAACGGTTACCTTGACTGATCCGATCCCTGCCGGGGTTGTATTCAGTACAAACAGCGTCATTATTAATGGCGTACCTACACCAGGTGTTAGCCCGGTAACAGGAATTAATTTGGGGTCGATCGCTGCAGGCTCGAACGTAACGGTCACCTTTGTTGCCACGGTCACAAGTTTGCCTAATTCAAGGCAGTTGACTAATCAAGCGGTTGCATCATTTGCTTACACTCTTCCAAGTGGGAGAACAGTTGCCGGTTCTTCGTCATCAAATACCGTTAATATTCCCGTATCCTTGCCCAATGTAACGATCGTAAACAGTGACAATGTAGATTACGGCGTGGTCGGGGATGTCATTCGATACACATCTGTTATTCGTAACAACGGAACAGTAGCCGTTAACAATGTGGTATATGTCAGCCCTCTTCCTCCGAATACCCCATTTGTACCCGGAAGCGTCATTGTGAACGGGACTTCCTTCCCGCTCTCCAATCCGACCGCCGGCATTCCAATCGGTACGTTGGCTCCAGGAGCCGAGGTTACCGTAACTTTTGAGGTGACGATTACTATGCCGATCCCTTCACAGATTAACAATCAGTCGACGGTCAGCTTCACATCCGGTTCATTTTCGGGGTCATCATCATCCAATACAACACAGACTCCGGTTATACAACCGCAAATTTCACTCATCAAAACAGCAAATACAGTAAATGCGACCGTAGGCGACACAGTTGTATACACAGTAACTGTCAGTAACACAGGCAATCTGGAGGCAAACGTTACAGTGACGGATACGATTCCTGCTGTCACAACTTTTGTACCCAACAGCCTCGTGGTATCTGGTGTGCCACAGCCTGGAGCGACACCAGGAACGGGGATTCCGGTAGGCATTGTGGCAGCGGGAGCGACAGCTGTTGTTACTTTTGCGGTTGTTGTAAATTCGCTTCCATCTCCACAGCAACTTAGCAATTTTGCGACGTCATCTTATACATTCACACCTCCTGACGGGCGAACGTTAACAGGGACAGCCACTTCAAATACACTGACGTTTCCAGTCTCGTCGCCAAACGTTGCCGTAGTTAAAAGTACAGTTTCGACTGCGGCTGCCATAGGGGATACAGTTACTTACTCCATTTTGGTAACGAATAGCGGAATAGAACCGGTGAACAATATTCAGTTTTCGGATCCAATTCCTGCGGGGGCCTCTTTTGTTGCAGGTAGTGTCACTATAAATGGGGTAGTGCAGCCCGCTTCCAATCCGGCAGGGGGGATATCGCTAGGTACGCTCGCTCCCGGAACGTCCGCTACTGTCACTTTCAGTATCAATGTCAATGCGATCCCGTCAAGTGGACAATTAAGCAATCGATCCACAGTGAGTTTTACCTCTGGGGCATTCTCAAGCACAACGTTCTCCAATACTGTGGTAACACCGGTGTTCCAACCTATTCTCTCCGCACAAAAAACGGCGAGTACACAAAATGCTACCGTTGGGGATACCGTAAGTTACACAGTTACCGTCAACAATCAGGGGAACTATGGTGCCCAGATTAACCTGACGGACAATATCCCTGCAGGAACCATTCTTGTTCCGAACAGTGTGATTGTAAATGGTCAGCCATTACCTGCAGCCAATCCTGCAACAGGCATTCCGGCGGGCACTGTTGCTGCTGGGGCAACAACAACGGTTACCTTTTCCGTAGTTATTGATACTTTGCCGACCCCGCAACAGCTGGTGAATCAGGCTTCGGTTGCTCTTTCCTTCACGCTGCCTGACGGACGCAACATCACGGGTTCTGTTTTGTCTAATATACTTACCATTTCAGTGTCGGCTCCCGATGTCGATGTAGTGAAATCTACGACATCTACGGCTGTATCTGTTGGTGATGTCGTAACGTACAGCATTGCAGTAACTAATAACGGAATAGCGACTGTCAGTAATGTGGTATTCACGGATGCATTGCCGGCAAGTACTGTTCTTACAGCAAACAGCGTGTTTATTGATGGTGTTCCTCGACCGGGTGTTAATCCTTCAACCGGAATAACGCTTGGTTCCATCGCGCCTGGAGTTACCGTGACCGTTGTGTTTAGTGTGCAGGTTACAGCACTCCCATCCAGTGCAGTATTAAACAATCAGTCTACGGTGAGCTTTACATCAGGTGTGTTTTCAGCTACTACATTTTCTAATACGGTCACTACCCCGGTATACCAACCGATTCTGTCGGCAGTCAAAACGGGAGACCATGCTGTTGCAACGGTAGGGGATACTGTCGTTTACAGCATCGCGATCACCAATGCAGGGAACTTTGGGGCATCTGTCACGTTAACGGATACCATTCCGGCAGGAACAGAACTTGTGCCGAATAGCGTCATTATTAATGGGGCTTCAGCACCAGGAGCCGATCCGGCTTCAGGGATTCCACTGGGTGTAGTCTCCACAACAACTGTAGTCACGTTCTCGGTCGTGATCATCACCCTCCCTTTAAGCCAGGCCATAACCAATCAAGCTTCAGCAACCTATTCCTACACGCTGCCGGATGGAAGAACACTGGCAGGCAGTCTTACGTCCAATGCTCTCAATATTCAGGTGTCTGCTCCAAATGTCAGTGTCGTCAAGACGACACCGGTAATTGATGCTGTAGTGGGTGATACGATTGTATATGAGATGGTCGTAACCAATAACGGAATTGATCCTGTCAACAATGTTGTCTTAACTGATCCAATTAGTTCGGCTGTTACTTTTGTCACGGGCAGTGTCCTGGTTGACGGCGTTCAGCGTCTCTCGGCTAACCCGACACTGGGTATAGCTCTTGGTTCTTTGGCACCTGGAGCATCTGTATCTGTATCGTATGCGGTTCGGGTCAACACGCTGCCTGCACCACCGCAAGTGAGCAGTCAGTCATCGGTAAGTTTCACATCGGGTGTATTCTCGGGAGCTGCCTATTCGAATACCGTGGTAACGCCAATTTATCAGCCAATTATTGCCGTAACCAAAACAGCGAGTACGTCCAATGCGACCATCGGTGACATCATCACCTATTCTTTTTCCATTTCCAACAGTGGGAATTTAGCAGCCAATCTGACACTTACGGATAATATTCCGAATGGAGCAGTCCTACTTCCAAACAGCGTCCTGATTGATGGTGTTCCACAGCCTGGGGCGAATCCGGAATCAGGGATCGTTGTTGGTGCAATACCTCCAGGAGGGTCCGTTAATGTAACGGTCACGCTGGAAGTTACTGTGGATTCATTGCCGCAGAATCAGCAGCTGGTCAATCAGGCGGTAGCGAATTATACATTTAGTCCGCCGGATGGACGTCAGTTGACGGGCACGGTATCCTCTAACGTTCTGGTGATTCCTGTATCTGCACCCAATGTCGTTGTGGTCAAAAGCGCGAGTGCAGTTGATGCTGTTGTTGGCGATGTGATCACCTATACCATTGTTGTAACCAATAGTGGCATCGAGGTGGTCAATAATGTGGTTATGGTAGACCCTGTACCTACAGGCACCGTATTTGTGGCGGGAAGTGTTACGGTGGATGGGGTGGCAAGGCCTACTGGGAATCCGAATACAGGAATAACACTTGGTTCGATTGCTGCTGGTGCTTCGGTTACCGTTACATTCAGAGTGGAGGTCGTGGTGATATGA
- a CDS encoding diguanylate cyclase — translation MKSPHSHSNHIPTEYEFKHSKWIKKMLRAYWVVVLTHVVIQIGCFLFLDYDRTPEDFMIHVLFLPTLASAFAILIASWVERRFSFFSFYSMSMASTVIAWTIIRVNYDIRIILAICLLPIFASVLFFNKRRVWTVCLMQMIGYIIVLCDPDYRLYLSSFDMVSIPAFLIVGTYVAQLIVTSGVEVLDDLQASMLAKQDLIVRNAIMTKQSKTDGLTNLYNQSSFKDYYEKAFEYANNGMSLHLALIDIDNFKSINDTYGHRVGDAILERVSLVIQENITSSDIAARYGGEEFALLMFEQPFEQAYALVEQIRKKIARLVHKELEGAYITVSVGLKSYSAHLSKDKLFEEVDACLYAAKRTGKNKTMTSLDLV, via the coding sequence TTGAAGAGTCCACATTCACACAGCAACCATATCCCAACCGAGTACGAATTCAAGCATTCCAAATGGATCAAAAAAATGCTTCGTGCTTACTGGGTCGTCGTTTTAACGCATGTTGTCATTCAAATAGGCTGCTTTCTGTTTCTCGATTATGATCGCACTCCGGAAGACTTCATGATCCATGTATTGTTTTTGCCTACGTTAGCCAGCGCTTTCGCCATTCTGATTGCTAGTTGGGTGGAACGCCGTTTCAGCTTTTTCTCCTTCTATTCCATGTCCATGGCCAGCACGGTGATTGCCTGGACCATCATTCGTGTCAATTACGATATCCGCATTATACTGGCCATATGTCTGTTGCCGATCTTTGCTTCGGTTCTGTTCTTCAACAAGAGACGGGTATGGACGGTGTGCCTCATGCAGATGATTGGTTATATCATCGTACTCTGCGACCCAGACTATCGGCTGTACTTATCTTCGTTTGACATGGTATCCATTCCGGCATTTCTCATTGTAGGTACATATGTTGCACAGTTAATTGTTACGAGCGGCGTTGAGGTACTGGATGATCTGCAGGCCAGTATGCTCGCCAAGCAGGATCTGATTGTCCGAAACGCAATTATGACCAAGCAGTCCAAGACAGACGGGTTAACCAATCTGTATAATCAAAGCTCCTTTAAGGACTACTATGAGAAAGCGTTTGAGTATGCCAATAATGGCATGAGTCTACATTTAGCTCTGATTGATATTGATAACTTTAAGTCAATTAATGATACATATGGGCATCGAGTGGGAGACGCCATTCTGGAGAGAGTCTCTCTGGTCATTCAGGAGAACATCACATCAAGCGATATCGCGGCGCGTTACGGTGGAGAAGAATTTGCACTGTTAATGTTTGAGCAGCCTTTCGAGCAGGCATATGCCTTGGTGGAACAGATCCGCAAGAAGATCGCACGTCTCGTTCATAAGGAGCTTGAAGGCGCTTATATTACGGTAAGTGTCGGACTCAAAAGCTACAGCGCCCATCTGTCCAAGGACAAGCTGTTTGAGGAAGTGGATGCGTGTCTCTATGCCGCCAAACGAACGGGGAAAAATAAAACGATGACGTCCCTTGATCTGGTTTAG
- a CDS encoding GGDEF domain-containing protein: MMSFKLKTVLTMTFGVLSLLVTLTIGYILSQKSSVAVETEIGHSLTSTASQTSDKLDRFMWTRSGELELLGRMIALEDRFEPAEMQMLLNQLQDSFPTFSWVGFINPKGKVLASTDGILHGENLSDRPVYQEGIKGKFIGDVHDAVLLAKLLPNPTGEPLQFVDISFPVKYKNGEIAGVLAAHLSWAWAKEVEESVLEPLKHEEKDIEMFIVSQKENTVLLGPKEWIGQPLKLTGITTARQNKSTWSIEEWPDGQEYVTGFATSQGHLDYPGLGWTVVIRQLKSTAFSSVSDMLWFNVWAGLAVTVLFALIGWLISRQISAPIARLTQVANRLGAGEQVQIPENRGFREIEVLSRSLRDMLNSLRNKDSELVVMQNLAHYDQLTGLPNRTALEVYLEESLESESTDHTLTFLYIDLDGFKSVNDTLGHQTGDILLQKVAQRLSSFKQDKGITVRLGGDEFLIVFRSVGEDSRGEARAYAEDIIQILNKPFIIEYERIHIGCSIGGAEYPANSGNPSEIIRMADEALYESKRAGKNRMTFYPEWKNTGRE, encoded by the coding sequence ATGATGTCATTTAAACTTAAAACTGTACTAACCATGACCTTTGGCGTTTTATCCCTGCTAGTCACATTGACGATTGGGTATATTCTCAGCCAGAAATCCTCTGTCGCTGTGGAAACCGAAATTGGTCACTCGCTGACGAGCACAGCTTCTCAGACCTCGGACAAGCTGGACCGTTTCATGTGGACGCGTTCAGGGGAGTTGGAACTGCTGGGGCGAATGATTGCCCTGGAGGACCGCTTCGAACCTGCCGAAATGCAGATGCTGCTCAATCAGCTTCAAGATAGCTTTCCCACTTTCTCATGGGTTGGATTCATAAATCCAAAAGGAAAAGTGCTGGCTTCCACAGACGGCATATTGCATGGTGAAAATTTATCGGATAGACCTGTGTACCAGGAGGGCATCAAGGGTAAATTTATTGGAGATGTTCATGATGCTGTCCTTCTGGCGAAGCTGCTTCCCAACCCAACTGGCGAACCACTGCAATTTGTCGATATCAGCTTTCCGGTGAAATACAAGAACGGAGAGATTGCTGGCGTGCTGGCCGCACATTTGAGTTGGGCTTGGGCGAAGGAAGTAGAGGAAAGTGTCCTGGAACCGTTGAAACATGAGGAAAAGGACATTGAGATGTTTATTGTCAGCCAAAAGGAAAATACGGTGCTGCTTGGTCCAAAAGAATGGATTGGCCAACCACTGAAACTAACGGGTATTACAACGGCGAGGCAGAATAAAAGCACCTGGTCCATAGAAGAGTGGCCAGACGGGCAAGAATATGTTACAGGATTTGCAACCAGTCAGGGCCATCTGGATTATCCGGGTCTTGGATGGACCGTAGTTATTCGTCAGCTCAAATCAACGGCGTTTTCTTCCGTATCAGATATGCTTTGGTTCAATGTATGGGCAGGACTGGCTGTTACCGTTCTGTTCGCGCTGATTGGCTGGCTAATCTCCCGCCAAATCTCCGCTCCGATTGCAAGGCTGACTCAGGTAGCGAATCGACTTGGTGCCGGAGAACAAGTACAGATTCCGGAAAATCGGGGCTTCAGGGAAATTGAAGTGCTGTCGCGTTCCCTCAGGGATATGCTGAATTCGCTAAGGAATAAGGATTCAGAGCTGGTGGTCATGCAAAATCTTGCGCATTATGATCAACTGACGGGTCTGCCCAATCGAACTGCGCTGGAAGTATATTTGGAGGAATCACTCGAATCGGAAAGTACAGATCATACCTTGACTTTCCTGTATATTGATTTGGACGGCTTCAAAAGCGTGAATGATACGCTCGGTCACCAGACCGGAGACATTCTGCTGCAAAAAGTGGCACAGCGTTTATCCAGTTTTAAGCAGGATAAGGGGATCACAGTCAGGCTTGGCGGAGATGAGTTCCTCATTGTTTTCCGCTCAGTGGGAGAAGATTCTAGAGGAGAAGCACGTGCTTATGCAGAAGATATTATACAGATACTAAACAAGCCGTTTATTATCGAATATGAGCGGATTCATATTGGCTGCAGCATTGGCGGTGCTGAATATCCTGCCAACAGTGGTAATCCGAGTGAAATTATTCGCATGGCAGATGAGGCGTTGTATGAATCGAAACGTGCAGGCAAAAATAGAATGACATTCTATCCAGAATGGAAGAACACAGGTAGAGAATAA